Below is a genomic region from Rouxiella chamberiensis.
TGTTCGCCTCAACTCTACGAAGGAATAAACAAAAATGAATAACGCAATCCTGCTAGGCATTATGTGGCACTTTATCGGCGCCACCAGTGCGGCCTGTTTCTATGCTCCCTTCAAAAAAGTACGCAACTGGTCCTGGGAAACCATGTGGTCGGTAGGCGGCGTCATGTCGTGGCTCATCCTGCCGTGGGCGGTCAGCGCCATTCTGCTGCCCGATTTTTGGCAATATTATCGCTCGTTCAGCCTTTCCACGCTGCTGCCGGTGTTTCTGTTTGGTGCCATGTGGGGCATCGGGAACATCAATTACGGATTGACCATGCGCTATCTCGGCATGTCGATGGGGATTGGTATCGCGATTGGCGTGACGCTGGTGGTCGGCACGCTCATGACACCTCTGCTGCAAGGCCGTTTTGTCGAACTGTTCAGCTCGGCTGGCGGGCGGTTAACCTTGCTGGGTGTTCTGGTTGCTCTGGTGGGCGTCGCCATCGTTTCGCGGGCGGGGTTGCTGAAAGAGCGGGCGATGGGCGTGACCGCGCAGGAGTTCAACCTGAAAAAAGGGCTGGTTCTCGCGGTGTTGTGCGGTATTTTCTCCGCAGGCATGTCTTTCGCCATGGACGCCGCCAAACCCATGCATGAGGCTGCCGCGGCGCTCGGCATCGACCCGCTTTATGTGGCGTTGCCAAGCTACGTGGTGATTATGGGCGGCGGGGCCATCGTCAATCTGGCCTACTGCTTCATTCGTCTGGCAACCAAAAAAGAGCTGTCAGTCAAGGCCGATTTCTCGGTGGCGAAACCTCTGCTGCTGGCGAATGTCTGCTTTGCGCTGCTCGGCGGCACCATGTGGTATCTGCAATTCTTCTTCTATGCCTGGGGCCACGCCAGAATTCCGGCGCAGTACGACTTCATCAGCTGGATGCTGCACATGAGTTTCTATGTGCTGTGTGGCGGGTTGGTCGGGTTGATCATGAAAGAGTGGAAAAACGTCGGTCAGCGTCCGGTGGGCGTATTGAGCGTGGGTTGTCTGGTCATCGTGATGGCGGCGAATATAGTAGGGCTGGGGATGGCGTCCTGAATTGCTGACGCCACGCGCTTGGCGTCATGCCAGTTTCACGCGTAAATACCACGGAAAAATAGTTGCTGTCGTCAAAGCCGCAGGAGGCAGCAACTTCCCCAATCAGGCGTTCGCTGCTGCGCAGCAGATGCTTCGCCTGACACAGTTGCAGCTGGCGCAGATAGTGGCCAATGCTCATTCCCGTTTGCTGTCGAAACAACTGCTTTAATCCCCGTTCGGATAGGGCATTCTGCCGGCAAAAAGTGGCCAGACAGAGATTTTTGCCGACGTCCGCCTGAATGGCCGACATCAGTAGATCCAGCTGTTCCCCTTCCGGCAGGGCATAGGCGCGGTCGGCGGCGTAGCGATGGCGTTTGAGAATCAGCGCCAATTGCAGAAACAGCGCTTCGGTAAGTTGCAGGGAAAGCACGTCGGTTTTACGACACTCCTGCACCAGCTGCAAAATCACGCCACGCGCAAGCGCCATGCCGCGCGTGGTCAATCGCCAGTGTGCGGAACCTTCCTCCTCCTCGCGAGGCAGCATTTCAGACCAGTTCAGCCCCAGCTTGAAGCGCTCGGGGCAGTAGATGATGTTGTCGAGTACCAAATCATTGACCGCATCGTAGCTGTGGCAGTCCGTCTCGCGAATATAGAAAATATCGCCACAGGTCACGAGCCACGGCCGATCGTTCAATACGTGCAGGCCGTTGCCGCGCCACACAATCACGATTTCGCAAAATTCATGGGTGTGGGGCGGAAAGGACGGCTGCGGCGCGCGATCGGCGACCGCCACCGGCATCAGGTCCGAGGGAATATAGTCGGCTTTCGGCAGACGAAGGGTCATAGGGCCTCGCATTCAGTTCATATGCTGGCGGACATTGCGCGGCGCGTAGCCAAATTCGCGCTTGAACAGCGTCGAAAAATGGTTGCTGTCGCCGAAACCGCATTGAAAGGCAATGTCTGTCACCCGCATGTCGCTGTGGCGCAGCAGATGCCGCGATTGCAGCAGGCGCAGCCGGTTAAGGTAGCGCTGCGGCGTGCTACCGGTCTGTTGTTTCAATTGACGATGCAGCGTGCGCAGCGACAGCGAAAAGTGGCTCGCGACCTCGTCCCAGTCAATCTCTTCGCTGTAATGTTCGTTAAGCCAGTCGAGGAGATGCCGCAGACGACTCTCCTGATTGCTGCTCTCCTGCATGCTGCGGCCCTGGCGCAACAACACCAGCAACTGCATAAAGCGCAACTCCTGTTCGGCCTGCTCTTCCAGCGAAAAAGTTCCGCCTTGCGCGGCAGTTGCGCGATCAGCGCCTTGGCCTGCGCCATCACTTTATTGTTGATTCGCCAAAGCGACGGATAATTGCCGTCACTTTCCTGCGGCAGCAGGTCGCGTAATCCGGAAAGAAAACGGAACGCGTCGGGACCGCGATACAGCACATTGGTCAGGTGCAGATTGTCGGTCTGTTCATACAGATGGCGGTCGTGATCCCGCACGAAACAGACGCAGCCGCCGCATAATGTCTGCGGCTGACCATTAAAGACGTGGATGCCGCTGCCTTGCTCGACGAGCACAATCTCATGAAAATCATGATGATGTTCGGGAAAGGCGCTCTGTGGCGCGCGAGGCTCCACGGCAATTGAAAATCCACCGGCCGGGAAAAAATCAACGCTGTGCAAGATGGTCATTTTTAACACCTCATTAATAAATTCGTAACCGATGGTAATAATGCACGCAGAACTTTACCTTGAATTTTTGACGGTGAAATCATCTTGGCAGACGGATTTTTCAAGAAGCAGGGGAAATGATTCAGAAATGCGGCAAGCGTCACAGCTTGCCGGGGCCGGAGCAAAAGAAAAAAGTGTGAGCTGCTTCAAGGCTATCTTTGCGCAATTGCCAGCCTGTGTTGTGCATTGGCAGTTACGAAAAGGCGGGAAATCTGGCGG
It encodes:
- the rhaR gene encoding HTH-type transcriptional activator RhaR, whose protein sequence is MTLRLPKADYIPSDLMPVAVADRAPQPSFPPHTHEFCEIVIVWRGNGLHVLNDRPWLVTCGDIFYIRETDCHSYDAVNDLVLDNIIYCPERFKLGLNWSEMLPREEEEGSAHWRLTTRGMALARGVILQLVQECRKTDVLSLQLTEALFLQLALILKRHRYAADRAYALPEGEQLDLLMSAIQADVGKNLCLATFCRQNALSERGLKQLFRQQTGMSIGHYLRQLQLCQAKHLLRSSERLIGEVAASCGFDDSNYFSVVFTRETGMTPSAWRQQFRTPSPALLYSPPSR
- the rhaT gene encoding L-rhamnose/proton symporter RhaT — translated: MNNAILLGIMWHFIGATSAACFYAPFKKVRNWSWETMWSVGGVMSWLILPWAVSAILLPDFWQYYRSFSLSTLLPVFLFGAMWGIGNINYGLTMRYLGMSMGIGIAIGVTLVVGTLMTPLLQGRFVELFSSAGGRLTLLGVLVALVGVAIVSRAGLLKERAMGVTAQEFNLKKGLVLAVLCGIFSAGMSFAMDAAKPMHEAAAALGIDPLYVALPSYVVIMGGGAIVNLAYCFIRLATKKELSVKADFSVAKPLLLANVCFALLGGTMWYLQFFFYAWGHARIPAQYDFISWMLHMSFYVLCGGLVGLIMKEWKNVGQRPVGVLSVGCLVIVMAANIVGLGMAS